Proteins co-encoded in one Pyxidicoccus xibeiensis genomic window:
- a CDS encoding tetratricopeptide repeat protein, whose protein sequence is MLEQGERMTMQDHAARVLETLDQQGCFWVAGTPGAGRWELAQRIRQQRPKTHVIQLPSMDEADCALHGLLQAAAVLGQDALVEAASDSKPLQSRARKVAEALSREGWTLVVYLPGSWTFSARVKDPAGLIHQRRGLELLSGWAAAQDLNWVLLTAPLRHLAVPSFLAALPSSARLILPPRRVAKDVLEDSEAWGSSAEAASILRRAMDMPLDVTALQLRLMVALVHMGDDPEVLLQQVASSRNYHAPAALDVLEPRLEEVLRRPDNEAFRKGLHRLLLSRFPLPLEEVRRLSMFSDPDLSLLSRCIGSGAENVRIDERVRRLLLRSTEDRENPAEPDAHFELASFHRQRDGALAVEQAQGEQVLHWLEKVHHLGHAGARGANEWASLRLTAREFFWDRARALSIEQRDYLGAAAVYQQCIEQVDAEDVYSWHYLGFNLDRAAQQRQRAEEAFREAIRLDPANPWWNGRLVTFLIGQSRFRAAEQEWRALQERVDPDGTQVRQGPSLALNLHRWVVDSWLERGEVERARMVFNAIPMDVVGQHDKLQELRQKLEDAEEVRQLGEPVYPASVPVELRWKKARFLERVNGHGSPLKEWFPGRVVKATSQVVSVVVVTPETVPQSRQVVVKEVSREQWRRATGSKDLPRTDTFIEVGSYEDGSLSIVLVPSDETLLQPPQLMGRQALRYLKRWA, encoded by the coding sequence ACGCTCGACCAGCAAGGCTGCTTCTGGGTCGCCGGCACTCCAGGAGCCGGCCGATGGGAACTCGCACAGCGCATTCGACAGCAGCGGCCAAAGACCCACGTCATCCAACTGCCGTCCATGGATGAAGCAGACTGCGCGCTGCACGGGCTTCTCCAAGCAGCAGCGGTGCTCGGGCAAGATGCACTGGTCGAAGCCGCCTCCGACTCCAAGCCCCTTCAGTCCCGGGCACGCAAGGTCGCGGAAGCGCTATCCCGGGAAGGGTGGACACTGGTGGTCTACCTGCCGGGCTCGTGGACCTTCAGCGCCAGGGTGAAGGACCCGGCGGGCCTCATCCATCAGCGAAGAGGCTTGGAGCTGTTGAGTGGGTGGGCCGCCGCCCAGGATTTGAATTGGGTGTTGCTCACCGCACCGCTAAGGCATCTAGCGGTGCCTTCCTTCCTGGCCGCGCTGCCTTCCTCGGCCCGACTGATATTGCCGCCACGAAGGGTCGCGAAGGACGTGCTCGAGGACTCAGAGGCATGGGGTTCTTCCGCCGAGGCTGCGAGCATCCTCCGGAGAGCGATGGACATGCCGTTGGACGTCACCGCGCTCCAGCTTCGATTGATGGTGGCGCTCGTCCACATGGGAGACGACCCGGAGGTCCTGCTCCAGCAGGTTGCCTCTTCGAGGAACTACCATGCCCCGGCGGCGCTCGACGTGCTGGAACCGCGTCTGGAAGAGGTGCTGCGTCGGCCGGACAATGAAGCATTTCGCAAGGGGCTTCACCGCCTCCTCTTGTCGCGTTTCCCCCTTCCCTTGGAAGAGGTCCGGAGACTGTCGATGTTTTCGGACCCGGACCTGTCGCTGCTGAGCCGCTGTATCGGCTCAGGGGCAGAGAACGTGCGAATCGACGAGAGGGTCCGCCGGCTGTTGCTGCGGTCAACCGAGGACCGCGAGAACCCGGCCGAGCCAGACGCGCACTTCGAGCTGGCGTCGTTCCATCGGCAGCGGGATGGAGCACTTGCAGTCGAGCAGGCGCAAGGTGAGCAGGTATTGCACTGGCTGGAGAAGGTCCACCATCTCGGGCACGCTGGCGCGCGGGGCGCGAACGAGTGGGCCTCTCTTCGACTCACGGCACGTGAGTTCTTCTGGGACCGGGCCCGTGCGCTGAGTATCGAGCAGCGCGACTACCTGGGTGCTGCGGCCGTCTACCAACAATGCATCGAGCAGGTAGACGCGGAAGACGTCTATTCATGGCACTACCTGGGCTTCAATCTGGACCGTGCCGCACAGCAGCGGCAGCGGGCCGAGGAGGCTTTTCGCGAGGCCATCCGGTTGGACCCCGCCAACCCCTGGTGGAATGGCCGGCTGGTGACCTTTCTCATCGGGCAGTCCCGCTTTCGTGCGGCCGAGCAGGAATGGCGAGCGCTCCAGGAGCGGGTGGACCCCGACGGAACGCAGGTCCGCCAGGGGCCGTCTCTCGCCCTGAACCTGCATCGGTGGGTGGTGGATTCGTGGCTGGAGCGAGGTGAAGTGGAGCGCGCTCGAATGGTCTTCAATGCCATTCCGATGGATGTCGTGGGTCAGCACGACAAGCTCCAGGAACTCCGCCAGAAGCTGGAGGACGCGGAAGAAGTGCGCCAGCTGGGCGAGCCGGTCTACCCGGCAAGTGTCCCGGTGGAGCTCCGCTGGAAGAAGGCGCGGTTCCTGGAGCGCGTCAACGGGCATGGCTCCCCGTTGAAGGAGTGGTTCCCTGGCCGGGTCGTCAAGGCCACGTCACAGGTGGTCAGTGTCGTGGTGGTAACGCCAGAGACTGTCCCTCAGTCGCGCCAGGTGGTCGTCAAGGAGGTGAGCCGCGAGCAGTGGCGGCGAGCCACTGGCAGCAAGGACCTGCCTCGGACCGATACCTTCATCGAAGTGGGCTCCTACGAGGACGGTTCGCTGAGCATCGTGCTCGTTCCGAGTGACGAGACGCTCCTGCAACCACCACAGTTGATGGGCAGACAGGCCCTTCGCTACCTGAAGCGATGGGCCTGA